A region from the Coffea eugenioides isolate CCC68of chromosome 9, Ceug_1.0, whole genome shotgun sequence genome encodes:
- the LOC113782543 gene encoding protein SRG1-like, with protein sequence MSSLDHENNTISLQELSKEPLLAVPPHYIQLDQESPCSSPSHLMPAIPIVDMESMTLGQAKDFELQKLHSSCKEWGVFQVVNHGVSSSVVEKLKYEIEEFYKLPLEEKMRYKLRPGDVEGYGQTIANLTDQKIDWGDRFLMVVNPIHKRNPHLLPELPSSLREAVEAYFKETQKLAMVLFKLIGQALEIDKREMEDMFEDGLQLVRMNYYPPCPQPELVVGLRPHSDASGLSILLQVNGVEGLQVKKNGVWIPVNILPNAFVLHIGDAMEIFSNGIYKSIVHRATVNSVKERISIGMFFNPKLEVEIGPATSLINEKNPPQYKRMPMEQYVQNFFSRKLQSKTIIDQMRIKGEQPNTE encoded by the exons ATGTCCTCATTAGATCATGAGAATAATACAATAAGCCTGCAGGAGCTTAGCAAAGAGCCTCTGCTTGCCGTCCCACCTCATTACATTCAGTTGGATCAAGAATCGCCATGTTCTTCTCCAAGCCATCTAATGCCAGCTATTCCCATCGTTGACATGGAAAGTATGACTCTTGGCCAAGCCAAGGATTTTGAACTACAAAAGCTGCATTCATCTTGCAAAGAATGGGGTGTATTTCAG GTGGTGAACCATGGAGTTAGCTCTTCAGTGGTGGAGAAATTGAAATACGAAATTGAAGAATTTTACAAGCTACCTTTAGAAGAGAAGATGAGGTACAAGCTGAGGCCTGGTGATGTTGAAGGTTATGGCCAAACAATTGCTAACTTAACAGATCAAAAAATTGATTGGGGTGATAGGTTTCTTATGGTAGTCAACCCCATCCATAAGAGAAATCCCCATCTCCTACCAGAGCTCCCTTCATCCCTTAG AGAAGCCGTGGAGGCTTACTTTAAAGAAACCCAAAAGCTTGCCATGGTTTTGTTTAAACTCATTGGGCAAGCTCTGGAAATAGATAAGAGAGAAATGGAAGACATGTTTGAAGATGGGCTGCAATTAGTTAGGATGAATTACTATCCTCCATGTCCCCAACCAGAGCTGGTTGTGGGACTTAGGCCTCACTCAGATGCTAGTGGACTCAGCATTCTTCTTCAAGTCAATGGGGTGGAAGGCTTACAAGTGAAAAAGAATGGAGTCTGGATTCCTGTGAACATCCTCCCAAATGCCTTTGTGCTTCATATAGGAGATGCTATGGAG ATCTTCAGCAATGGAATCTACAAAAGCATTGTGCATAGGGCAACTGTAAACTCAGTGAAGGAAAGAATCTCAATAGGAATGTTTTTCAATCCCAAGTTGGAAGTGGAAATTGGACCAGCAACTTCCTTGATAAACGAAAAAAATCCACCTCAGTACAAAAGAATGCCAATGGAACAGtatgtccaaaatttcttctcTCGCAAGCTTCAAAGCAAGACGATCATAGATCAAATGAGGATTAAAGGGGAGCAACCAAATACTGAATAA